One Fibrobacter sp. DNA window includes the following coding sequences:
- a CDS encoding GyrI-like domain-containing protein: MARIALIISGVVVIAILLVSFFAGVFDTVKFSTETAGPYNLIYREFQGPFSGIRFTLNDVFKYVRDKKKIEASRGFGIFYDDPGKTPSDSLRSITGVIVDSVIAVEKPYKSGVFEKTEAVVGRFPIRSFLSYVMGAGKFYSRLQEYLNQNNLKMSGPVLEVYDNGERMIIYIAPVNSEKSPAPEFEG; encoded by the coding sequence ATGGCAAGAATAGCCCTGATTATTTCCGGTGTTGTGGTTATTGCGATTCTTCTGGTGTCTTTTTTTGCTGGTGTTTTCGATACCGTGAAATTTTCTACAGAAACTGCCGGGCCTTACAATCTCATTTACAGGGAATTCCAGGGGCCTTTTTCCGGAATCAGGTTTACACTCAATGATGTTTTCAAGTATGTCAGGGATAAAAAGAAAATCGAGGCCAGCAGAGGTTTTGGGATCTTCTATGATGATCCGGGCAAAACTCCTTCGGACAGTCTCAGAAGCATCACAGGGGTGATAGTTGACTCAGTGATAGCAGTGGAAAAGCCATATAAAAGCGGTGTTTTCGAAAAAACAGAAGCGGTTGTTGGGAGATTTCCGATAAGAAGCTTCTTATCCTATGTAATGGGGGCAGGTAAGTTTTATTCCAGGCTGCAGGAATATCTGAATCAGAACAACCTGAAAATGTCCGGACCGGTTTTGGAAGTTTACGATAACGGAGAGAGAATGATTATATATATTGCTCCTGTAAACTCAGAGAAATCACCGGCTCCGGAGTTCGAGGGGTGA
- the mazG gene encoding nucleoside triphosphate pyrophosphohydrolase, translating to MGKQIERLIDIVAKLRSPGGCPWDREQTHKSILSCFLDEMYEFFEAVDEKDDYKMKEELGDLLLQIVLHSRMAEEEGKFSMEDVAYEICEKLIRRHPHVFGETQVSSSTEVIHNWERIKKGEKGKEHRKYLVDDIPEALPALFKAEKMQRRVARVGFDWKDTEPVFDKVEEEFREFREAILKGDQENADEELGDILFALVNVARHHRISAEDALRRTTVKFARRFRYIEDKFRESGKDISIATLEEMDRYWEESKKTIG from the coding sequence ATGGGAAAACAGATTGAACGGCTGATCGATATAGTAGCAAAGCTGAGAAGTCCGGGCGGATGTCCATGGGACAGAGAACAGACTCATAAATCAATCCTGTCGTGTTTTCTTGACGAGATGTATGAGTTTTTCGAAGCAGTTGATGAAAAAGATGATTACAAGATGAAAGAGGAGCTTGGAGATCTTCTCCTTCAAATAGTTCTGCACAGCAGAATGGCTGAGGAGGAGGGAAAGTTTTCCATGGAGGATGTAGCGTATGAGATCTGTGAGAAACTTATCAGACGTCATCCTCATGTGTTCGGCGAAACACAGGTATCCTCATCGACAGAGGTAATCCACAACTGGGAGAGAATCAAGAAGGGGGAAAAAGGGAAAGAGCACCGCAAGTACCTTGTGGACGATATTCCTGAAGCCCTGCCTGCACTTTTCAAAGCGGAAAAGATGCAGCGCCGTGTTGCACGGGTGGGTTTTGACTGGAAAGACACAGAACCTGTTTTTGACAAAGTAGAAGAAGAATTCAGGGAATTCAGAGAAGCGATACTTAAAGGAGACCAGGAGAACGCCGATGAGGAGCTTGGTGACATCCTTTTTGCCCTTGTCAATGTAGCGCGCCATCACCGCATAAGTGCCGAAGATGCCCTTCGGAGGACTACAGTCAAATTCGCCAGAAGGTTCCGTTATATAGAAGACAAGTTCAGAGAATCAGGGAAGGATATCTCCATAGCGACACTGGAGGAGATGGACCGTTACTGGGAGGAGAGTAAAAAGACAATTGGGTGA
- a CDS encoding threonylcarbamoyl-AMP synthase, producing MIIYNVHPVNPQRRYLDSTARILKDEGGIAVYPTDTVYGIGACISNPKALDKISRILMKDKSRLFSFICSDFSQISTYCHLSNTHFKLMKKYLPGPFTFILPATNLVPKKICPKRKTVGVRIPSCVITLELVKTIGEPLANTSIGLPGDLRGDPDEVRPAVINEVDVMLDAGPLDNPSGSTIIDLTNEEPEVIRIGKGNWEG from the coding sequence ATGATTATCTACAATGTTCATCCTGTCAATCCACAGAGAAGATATCTTGATTCAACCGCCCGCATCCTCAAGGATGAAGGTGGTATCGCTGTCTACCCTACCGACACCGTTTACGGAATTGGAGCGTGCATCAGCAATCCCAAAGCTCTTGACAAGATAAGCAGAATCCTGATGAAGGATAAGAGCAGGTTGTTTTCTTTTATCTGCAGCGACTTTTCACAGATCTCAACCTACTGCCATCTTTCAAACACGCATTTCAAACTGATGAAAAAATACCTTCCCGGCCCCTTTACCTTTATCCTTCCCGCAACCAATCTTGTTCCAAAGAAAATCTGCCCGAAACGAAAGACCGTCGGAGTCAGAATCCCCTCTTGTGTAATCACGCTTGAACTGGTAAAAACAATAGGCGAACCGCTCGCCAACACATCGATAGGCCTTCCCGGAGACCTGAGAGGCGATCCCGATGAGGTACGGCCGGCAGTAATCAATGAGGTCGATGTCATGCTGGATGCAGGACCGCTGGATAATCCCAGTGGTTCAACTATCATCGATCTCACTAATGAAGAGCCCGAGGTAATAAGAATCGGGAAAGGAAATTGGGAAGGATAA
- a CDS encoding STAS domain-containing protein, giving the protein MLRKRETQRQREEENFMVDGESMTLEVTLKKTDENPVLELVGRIVDADVKKFQRKIEQLYKKKHKQIVVDVSCASFLDSHGLGTIVYYHTLMQKEKRELIILNANPDANSYLNRLFELTNLDKVLNIVTHL; this is encoded by the coding sequence ATGCTCCGGAAACGGGAAACACAGCGTCAAAGAGAAGAAGAAAATTTCATGGTAGATGGAGAGAGTATGACCCTGGAAGTCACATTGAAGAAAACCGATGAAAATCCCGTACTGGAACTTGTAGGCAGAATCGTCGATGCGGATGTAAAAAAGTTTCAGAGAAAAATTGAGCAGTTATACAAGAAAAAACACAAACAGATAGTTGTGGATGTAAGCTGTGCCAGTTTCCTTGACAGTCACGGGCTGGGTACGATAGTGTACTATCATACCCTGATGCAGAAAGAAAAAAGGGAACTCATTATACTCAATGCCAACCCTGATGCCAATTCATACCTCAACAGGCTTTTTGAATTGACAAATCTTGACAAGGTGCTCAATATCGTTACACACCTCTGA
- a CDS encoding LL-diaminopimelate aminotransferase: MIRVNENYLKLKSSYLFSEISRKVSAFQKENPDKEIIRLGIGDVTRALPPACIEAFHAAVDEMANDSTFRGYGPDQGYDFLRKKIAAQDFQSRGAEISADEVFISDGAKCDTGNFQELFSNDITIAVPDPVYPVYVDTNVMAGRTGAFDDGRYSGLHYLDCTEENGFVPKIPREKVDLIYLCFPNNPTGAVASKDILREWVEYARKEQALILFDAAYSAFIRDESIPQSIYEIEGAADVAVEFRSFSKTAGFTGTRCACTVVPKSCRVFDSNGNTHFLHPLWNRRHSTKFNGVSYPVQRAAEAVYVGDGPRQVRELSDYYMENARLIREKMLSLGFSCTGGTNAPYIWINCGMDSWKFFDMLLEKAGVVCTPGAGFGRCGEGYIRISAFNMREKVEKALSRIQDALGNR; this comes from the coding sequence ATGATCAGGGTAAATGAAAACTACCTTAAATTGAAATCTTCCTATCTTTTTTCTGAGATATCCAGAAAAGTAAGCGCTTTCCAGAAAGAAAATCCGGACAAGGAGATAATCCGTCTTGGCATCGGAGATGTGACAAGAGCTCTTCCCCCAGCCTGCATAGAGGCTTTCCATGCCGCAGTTGACGAGATGGCCAATGATTCCACTTTCCGGGGCTATGGCCCCGATCAGGGATATGACTTTCTGCGAAAAAAAATCGCAGCACAGGATTTCCAGTCCCGTGGAGCGGAAATCAGCGCTGACGAAGTTTTCATCAGTGACGGGGCCAAGTGTGATACCGGTAATTTCCAGGAACTTTTTTCCAATGATATCACCATCGCAGTCCCTGATCCTGTTTACCCGGTTTATGTCGATACCAATGTGATGGCAGGGCGAACAGGGGCGTTCGATGATGGGAGATATTCAGGACTGCACTACCTGGATTGTACAGAGGAGAATGGATTTGTCCCGAAGATTCCCCGGGAAAAGGTCGATCTTATCTATCTTTGTTTTCCGAACAACCCCACCGGTGCAGTCGCATCAAAGGACATTCTTCGTGAATGGGTGGAGTACGCACGAAAAGAGCAGGCTTTGATTCTTTTCGATGCGGCATACTCGGCTTTTATCAGAGACGAATCGATTCCTCAGAGTATCTATGAAATAGAGGGTGCGGCCGATGTGGCGGTAGAATTCAGAAGTTTCTCAAAGACAGCCGGTTTCACAGGCACACGTTGTGCCTGCACTGTAGTTCCCAAAAGCTGCAGAGTGTTTGACAGCAACGGTAACACTCATTTTCTTCATCCTCTCTGGAACCGCCGTCATTCCACCAAATTCAACGGAGTCTCCTACCCGGTACAGAGAGCTGCAGAAGCAGTTTACGTCGGAGATGGACCCCGTCAGGTAAGAGAATTGTCGGATTATTACATGGAAAACGCCAGGTTGATCCGTGAGAAGATGCTCAGTCTTGGATTCAGTTGTACCGGAGGTACAAACGCTCCCTATATCTGGATCAACTGTGGAATGGATTCCTGGAAGTTTTTCGATATGCTTCTTGAAAAGGCCGGAGTGGTCTGTACGCCCGGAGCAGGTTTTGGAAGGTGCGGAGAGGGTTATATCAGGATAAGCGCTTTCAATATGAGAGAGAAAGTAGAGAAGGCGCTCAGCCGTATACAGGATGCATTGGGAAACCGCTGA